From one Gemmobacter sp. genomic stretch:
- a CDS encoding energy-coupling factor ABC transporter permease, with protein sequence MHIEEHLVQGAKIILSYGTAAAAAGYAVKLAWDTLRDRGAVSLAARSALATVAVFCFFEVFPHWPVGVSEVHLILGSTLFLLFGAAPAAIGLALGLLVQGLFFAPFDLPQYGMNVTTLLVPLFAVQALAARIIRPDTAYVDLRYGQALALSTAYQGGVVLWVGFWALYGTGFEAENIQSTLNFGGAYMLVILLEPLVDLAVLAGAKALRGLAGSGLVTRRLHNAAA encoded by the coding sequence ATGCATATCGAAGAGCACCTCGTTCAGGGGGCTAAAATCATACTGAGCTATGGCACGGCGGCTGCCGCTGCGGGCTATGCCGTGAAGCTGGCCTGGGACACGCTGCGCGACCGGGGCGCGGTGTCGCTGGCGGCGCGGTCGGCGCTGGCCACGGTGGCGGTGTTCTGCTTTTTCGAGGTGTTCCCGCACTGGCCGGTGGGCGTGTCCGAGGTTCACCTGATCCTTGGGTCCACCCTGTTCCTGCTGTTCGGCGCGGCGCCGGCGGCCATCGGGCTGGCGCTGGGGCTGCTGGTGCAGGGGCTGTTCTTTGCGCCCTTCGACCTGCCGCAATACGGCATGAACGTGACGACGCTGCTGGTGCCGCTGTTCGCCGTGCAGGCGCTGGCCGCGCGGATCATCCGGCCCGATACCGCCTATGTCGATCTGCGCTATGGGCAGGCGCTGGCGCTGTCGACCGCCTATCAGGGCGGCGTGGTGCTGTGGGTGGGTTTCTGGGCGCTGTATGGCACGGGGTTCGAGGCAGAGAACATCCAGTCGACCCTGAACTTCGGCGGCGCCTACATGCTGGTGATCCTGCTGGAACCGCTGGTCGATCTGGCCGTTCTGGCAGGCGCCAAGGCGCTGCGCGGGCTGGCAGGATCGGGCCTGGTGACCCGGCGCCTGCACAACGCGGCAGCGTGA
- a CDS encoding ABC transporter ATP-binding protein produces the protein MNDTVLRLENIAKTYNPGTAGAVHVLRGASLPIARGEVVALVAPSGSGKSTLLHIAGLLDTPDTGVVEIAGQDAGRLSDRARTAIRRAEVGFVYQFHHLLPEFTAVENVMLPQQANGASARMARDRAMELLGRVGLGPRAGHRPAQLSGGEAQRVAFCRALANAPKLLLADEPTGNLDPGTSDQVFGVLMQIVRETGLSALIATHNLDLAARMDRVVRLADGRIEG, from the coding sequence ATGAATGATACCGTGCTGCGGCTGGAGAATATCGCGAAAACCTACAACCCCGGCACGGCAGGCGCCGTCCATGTGCTGCGCGGTGCCAGCCTGCCGATTGCGCGGGGCGAGGTGGTGGCGCTGGTCGCGCCGTCGGGATCCGGCAAATCGACGCTGCTGCATATCGCGGGGCTGCTGGATACGCCCGATACCGGCGTGGTGGAAATCGCCGGGCAGGATGCCGGGCGCCTGTCGGACCGGGCGCGCACCGCGATCCGGCGGGCCGAGGTGGGGTTCGTCTACCAGTTCCATCACCTGTTGCCGGAATTCACCGCCGTGGAAAACGTCATGCTGCCGCAGCAGGCGAATGGCGCCAGCGCCCGCATGGCCCGCGACCGCGCGATGGAGTTGCTGGGCCGGGTGGGCCTGGGCCCCCGCGCCGGCCACCGCCCCGCCCAATTGTCGGGGGGCGAGGCGCAGCGGGTTGCGTTCTGTCGTGCGCTGGCCAATGCGCCCAAGCTGCTGCTGGCCGATGAACCCACGGGAAACCTGGATCCCGGCACATCGGATCAGGTCTTTGGCGTGCTGATGCAGATCGTGCGGGAAACCGGGCTGTCGGCGCTGATCGCCACCCACAACCTGGACCTGGCGGCGCGGATGGACCGGGTGGTCCGGCTGGCCGATGGCCGGATCGAGGGGTAG
- the cobF gene encoding precorrin-6A synthase (deacetylating), whose product MELVLVGIGTGNPEHLTLQAIRALNRADLVLIPRKGADKADLADLRRTICAEVLANPATLVEFDMPVRDPANPDYLSRVGDWHDAIAACWQAAIAAHPGAQVVALLVWGDPALYDSSLRIAARLPDLRVTVIPGIMSPQVLTAAHGIALNTVGAPFLVTTGRQLRDHGWPDGAETLVVMLDGDCAFQTLPPAGVTIWWGAYVGMPQQILDHGPLADAGPRIIAARAAARAAHGWIMDIYLLRRSPGG is encoded by the coding sequence ATGGAACTTGTGCTGGTCGGCATCGGCACCGGCAACCCGGAACATCTGACATTGCAGGCCATCCGCGCGCTGAACCGCGCCGATCTGGTGCTGATCCCGCGCAAGGGGGCCGACAAGGCCGATCTGGCCGACCTGCGCCGCACGATCTGTGCCGAGGTGCTGGCCAACCCCGCCACGCTGGTGGAATTCGACATGCCGGTCCGCGATCCGGCCAATCCCGATTACCTGTCGCGGGTCGGCGACTGGCATGATGCGATTGCGGCCTGCTGGCAGGCGGCGATTGCCGCGCATCCTGGGGCACAGGTGGTGGCGCTGCTGGTCTGGGGGGATCCCGCGCTTTATGACAGTTCGCTGCGCATCGCGGCGCGGTTGCCGGACCTGCGGGTCACGGTCATTCCGGGGATCATGTCGCCGCAGGTGCTGACGGCGGCGCATGGCATTGCGCTGAACACCGTCGGGGCGCCGTTTCTGGTGACCACCGGCCGGCAGCTGCGCGACCACGGCTGGCCCGACGGGGCGGAGACGCTGGTGGTGATGCTGGATGGTGATTGCGCGTTCCAGACCCTGCCGCCGGCGGGGGTCACGATCTGGTGGGGCGCCTATGTGGGGATGCCCCAGCAAATCCTGGACCATGGCCCGCTGGCCGATGCCGGGCCGCGCATCATCGCCGCCCGCGCCGCCGCCCGGGCGGCGCATGGCTGGATCATGGACATCTACCTGCTGCGCCGCAGCCCCGGCGGCTGA
- a CDS encoding NADP-dependent isocitrate dehydrogenase: protein MSKIKVANPIVEMDGDEMTRIIWDFIKKKLILPYLDVDLLYYDLGIQERDRTNDQITIDAANKTKEVGVAVKCATITPDEARVEEFGLKEMWKSPNGTIRNILGGVIFREPIICKNVPRLVPGWTQPIVVGRHAFGDQYRATDFRFPGKGKLTIKFVGEDGTVIEKDVFNAPGSGVTMAMYNLDQSIIDFARASMNYGLVKGWPVYLSTKNTILKAYDGRFKDLFQQVFDEEFADKFKAAGITYEHRLIDDMVASAMKWSGGYVWACKNYDGDVQSDTVAQGFGSLGLMTSVLMTPDGQTVEAEAAHGTVTRHYREHQKGKETSTNSIASIFAWTGGLKHRAKLDGNAELARFAETLEKVTVQTVEDGFMTKDLALLVGPDQKWLSTMDYLEKVDEYLNKALNG, encoded by the coding sequence ATGAGCAAGATCAAGGTGGCAAACCCCATCGTCGAGATGGACGGCGACGAGATGACCCGGATCATCTGGGACTTCATCAAGAAGAAGCTGATCCTGCCCTATCTGGACGTTGACCTGCTGTATTACGATCTGGGCATCCAGGAACGCGACCGCACCAACGACCAGATCACCATCGACGCTGCCAACAAGACCAAAGAGGTCGGCGTGGCGGTGAAATGCGCCACCATCACCCCCGATGAAGCGCGGGTCGAGGAATTCGGCCTCAAGGAAATGTGGAAGTCGCCCAACGGCACCATCCGCAACATCCTGGGCGGCGTGATCTTCCGCGAGCCGATCATCTGCAAGAACGTGCCGCGTCTGGTGCCGGGCTGGACCCAGCCGATCGTCGTGGGCCGCCATGCATTCGGCGACCAGTATCGCGCCACCGATTTCCGTTTCCCGGGCAAGGGCAAGCTGACGATCAAGTTCGTCGGCGAAGACGGCACCGTGATCGAAAAAGACGTGTTCAACGCCCCGGGTTCGGGCGTGACCATGGCGATGTACAACCTGGACCAGTCGATCATCGACTTCGCCCGCGCCTCGATGAACTATGGTCTGGTCAAGGGCTGGCCGGTCTATCTGTCGACCAAGAACACCATCCTCAAGGCCTATGACGGCCGCTTCAAGGATCTGTTCCAGCAGGTCTTCGACGAGGAATTCGCCGACAAGTTCAAGGCCGCCGGCATCACCTACGAACACCGCCTGATCGACGATATGGTCGCCTCGGCGATGAAATGGTCGGGTGGCTATGTCTGGGCCTGCAAGAACTACGATGGCGACGTGCAGTCCGACACCGTGGCGCAGGGCTTTGGCTCGCTGGGCCTGATGACCTCGGTCCTGATGACGCCCGATGGCCAGACGGTCGAGGCAGAGGCGGCGCACGGCACCGTGACGCGCCACTACCGCGAACACCAGAAGGGCAAGGAAACCTCGACCAACTCCATCGCGTCGATCTTTGCCTGGACCGGCGGGCTCAAGCACCGCGCCAAGCTGGATGGCAACGCCGAACTGGCACGCTTTGCCGAGACGCTGGAAAAGGTCACCGTGCAGACCGTGGAAGATGGCTTCATGACCAAGGATCTGGCGCTGCTGGTCGGCCCGGATCAGAAATGGCTGTCGACCATGGACTATCTGGAAAAGGTCGACGAATACCTGAACAAGGCGCTGAACGGCTGA
- a CDS encoding ABC transporter permease, with the protein MAGRTAPFSRFEWMIAWRYMRGIGADGGVSVVTIISLMGITLAVFALVATLAVRSGFRTEFVDTILGANAHVTVYASARSDANGRIERGIQDYRGWSERIARVPDVTRVAPLIRGQIMANANGRNAGAEVFGITLPELKGIPRVAGAEAQLEGEIERFDDGIAIGSGLARELGVMVGDRIRLISPEGVRTAFGTSPRVNAYEVVAIFTAGRWDIDRARIYMPFTEAQSYFNREGFADEIEVMVRDPDAVDDMALPLLQQAGEGALIWTWRDASGSFLRALTVEDNVMFVILSILVLIASLNIIAGLIMLVRTKSRAIGILRTMGLTEGAVLRIFFLCGVATGVTGTLLGLVLGVLFVQNIDFIFAVVNGIGQGGVWDPSIRGIYALPAELRLVDVLKAAALSLGLSFVVTLPPAWRAARMNPVEALRHE; encoded by the coding sequence TTGGCAGGCCGCACCGCACCCTTTTCCCGCTTCGAATGGATGATCGCCTGGCGCTACATGCGCGGGATCGGGGCCGATGGCGGGGTTTCCGTCGTCACCATCATCAGCCTGATGGGCATCACGCTGGCGGTGTTCGCGCTGGTCGCGACGCTGGCGGTGCGGTCGGGGTTCCGCACCGAATTCGTCGATACCATCCTGGGCGCGAATGCGCATGTCACGGTCTATGCCAGCGCGCGCAGCGATGCGAATGGACGGATCGAGCGCGGGATCCAGGATTACCGGGGCTGGTCCGAACGCATCGCCCGGGTGCCCGATGTCACCCGCGTGGCGCCGCTGATCCGGGGCCAGATCATGGCCAACGCCAATGGCCGCAATGCGGGGGCCGAGGTGTTCGGCATCACGCTGCCGGAACTCAAGGGCATTCCCCGCGTGGCCGGCGCCGAGGCGCAGCTGGAAGGCGAGATCGAGCGGTTCGACGACGGCATCGCCATCGGTTCCGGCCTGGCGCGCGAACTGGGGGTGATGGTCGGCGACCGCATCCGCCTGATTTCGCCCGAAGGGGTGCGCACGGCATTCGGCACCAGCCCGCGGGTGAACGCCTATGAGGTGGTGGCGATCTTTACCGCCGGGCGCTGGGACATCGACCGCGCGCGCATCTACATGCCCTTCACCGAGGCGCAAAGCTATTTCAACCGCGAAGGGTTCGCCGACGAGATCGAGGTGATGGTCCGCGATCCCGACGCGGTCGACGACATGGCACTGCCCCTGCTGCAACAGGCGGGCGAAGGCGCGCTGATCTGGACCTGGCGCGATGCCTCGGGGTCGTTCCTGCGGGCGCTGACGGTGGAAGACAACGTGATGTTCGTCATCCTGTCGATCCTGGTGCTGATCGCGTCGCTGAACATCATCGCCGGGCTGATCATGCTGGTGCGCACCAAAAGCCGGGCCATCGGCATCCTGCGCACCATGGGCCTGACCGAAGGCGCGGTGCTGCGGATATTCTTCCTGTGCGGCGTGGCCACCGGGGTCACCGGCACGCTGCTGGGCCTGGTGCTGGGCGTGCTGTTCGTGCAGAACATCGACTTCATCTTTGCGGTGGTGAACGGGATCGGGCAGGGGGGCGTCTGGGATCCGTCGATCCGGGGTATCTATGCGCTGCCGGCCGAACTGCGGCTGGTCGATGTGCTGAAGGCGGCGGCGCTGTCGCTGGGGCTGTCGTTCGTCGTGACCCTGCCGCCGGCCTGGCGGGCGGCCCGCATGAACCCTGTCGAGGCGCTGCGCCATGAATGA
- a CDS encoding cobalt-precorrin-6A reductase → MRPTLILGGTTEASALALAMAAARLPAILSYAGRTDSPVAQPVPVRVGGFGGVQGLADYLRAQGIGHVVDATHPFAAQISAHAVAACVATGTPLTALERPAWVPGPGDRWTMVPDIETAARLLAGPAQRVFLAIGRQHLAAFAGQPQHHYLLRLVDPPQAPLPLPDCHAEIARGPFDADGDRALLERHAITLIIAKNAGGTGAAAKLAAARALGLPVILIDRPALPPRPGVASVAQVLARLHADLGV, encoded by the coding sequence ATGCGCCCCACCCTGATCCTTGGCGGCACGACCGAGGCCAGCGCGCTGGCCCTGGCCATGGCCGCCGCCCGTCTGCCGGCGATCCTGTCCTATGCCGGGCGCACCGACAGCCCGGTGGCGCAGCCGGTTCCGGTGCGGGTGGGCGGCTTTGGCGGGGTGCAGGGGCTTGCGGACTATCTGCGCGCGCAGGGCATCGGCCACGTGGTGGATGCCACCCATCCCTTTGCCGCGCAGATCAGCGCCCATGCGGTGGCCGCCTGCGTCGCCACCGGCACGCCGCTGACCGCGCTGGAACGCCCGGCATGGGTGCCCGGCCCGGGCGATCGCTGGACGATGGTCCCCGATATCGAGACGGCGGCCCGCCTGCTGGCGGGCCCGGCGCAGCGCGTGTTCCTGGCCATCGGGCGCCAGCATCTGGCGGCCTTTGCCGGCCAGCCGCAGCACCACTACCTGCTGCGGCTGGTCGATCCGCCGCAGGCGCCGCTGCCCTTGCCCGATTGCCATGCCGAAATCGCCCGCGGCCCCTTCGATGCCGATGGCGACCGCGCGCTGCTGGAACGCCATGCCATCACCCTGATCATCGCCAAGAACGCCGGGGGCACCGGGGCTGCCGCCAAACTGGCCGCCGCCCGCGCCCTTGGCCTGCCGGTGATCCTGATCGACCGCCCGGCATTGCCGCCGCGCCCCGGCGTGGCCAGCGTGGCGCAGGTGCTGGCCCGCCTTCATGCCGACCTCGGGGTATAG
- the cobA gene encoding uroporphyrinogen-III C-methyltransferase, whose protein sequence is MTGFVSFVSSGPGDPELLTIKAADRLRSADVVLYDDLSAGPILDMVPPGADLVSVGKRAGRASPRQDHVSRLLVDHARTGARVVRLKSGDAGLFGRLEEEIEALHAAGIGFEIIPGVTAPSAAAAAAGIPLTRRLAARRVQFITGHDVTGALPQGLNWAALADPAAVTAVFMARGTFPDLAARLIAHGLPADTPALLAQGVSTPQQAFWRGTVATLAVRLAGARPDPAPTLILYGALAG, encoded by the coding sequence ATGACCGGATTTGTCAGCTTCGTCTCCTCTGGCCCCGGCGACCCGGAGCTGTTGACGATCAAGGCCGCCGACCGCCTGCGCAGCGCCGATGTGGTGCTGTATGACGACCTGTCGGCAGGCCCCATCCTGGATATGGTGCCACCGGGGGCGGATCTGGTGTCGGTGGGCAAGCGGGCGGGCCGCGCCTCGCCCCGGCAGGATCATGTCAGCCGGCTGCTGGTGGACCATGCCCGCACCGGCGCGCGGGTGGTGCGGCTGAAATCCGGCGATGCGGGCCTGTTCGGCCGGCTGGAGGAGGAGATCGAGGCGCTGCACGCCGCCGGCATCGGGTTCGAGATCATCCCCGGCGTCACCGCGCCATCGGCCGCCGCCGCGGCAGCGGGCATACCGCTGACCCGGCGGCTGGCGGCGCGGCGGGTGCAGTTCATCACCGGGCATGATGTGACGGGCGCGCTGCCGCAGGGGTTGAACTGGGCCGCGCTGGCCGATCCCGCCGCCGTGACGGCGGTGTTCATGGCGCGCGGCACCTTTCCCGATCTGGCCGCCCGGCTGATCGCCCACGGCCTGCCCGCCGATACCCCGGCCCTGCTGGCGCAAGGGGTTTCCACCCCGCAGCAGGCGTTCTGGCGCGGCACGGTGGCAACGCTGGCTGTCCGGCTGGCTGGCGCCCGGCCCGATCCGGCGCCCACACTGATCCTGTATGGTGCGCTGGCCGGTTGA
- a CDS encoding cobalamin biosynthesis protein encodes MIAGIGFRDRAGVASLLDALDRAGAGDVRRLAVPQAKARHPAVLGLAALGYHILPVPPEILAAAPTLTDSPASRAAHGTGSVAEGCALAALAQSGRAAWLAGPRAISRDGMATAALALTGERE; translated from the coding sequence ATGATCGCCGGGATCGGGTTCCGCGATCGCGCGGGGGTGGCATCGCTGCTGGATGCGCTGGACCGCGCCGGCGCCGGCGATGTGCGGCGGCTGGCCGTGCCGCAGGCCAAGGCACGGCATCCGGCGGTGCTGGGGCTGGCGGCGCTTGGCTACCATATCCTGCCGGTGCCGCCCGAGATTCTGGCCGCCGCCCCCACCCTGACCGACAGCCCGGCCAGCCGCGCCGCCCATGGCACCGGATCGGTGGCCGAAGGCTGCGCACTGGCCGCCCTTGCGCAATCGGGCCGCGCCGCCTGGCTGGCCGGCCCGCGTGCCATTTCCCGCGATGGCATGGCCACCGCCGCCCTTGCCCTGACAGGAGAGCGCGAATGA
- a CDS encoding cobyrinate a,c-diamide synthase, giving the protein MIIAAPASGQGKTTVMLGLLRCLAEDGVAVQPYKCGPDYIDPAFHRAACGRDSFNLDSWAMPGGLLAAQLARGGDMAVAEGSMGLFDGVAMPGASGTGASADMAALTGWPVVLVLDVSGAAQTVGALAAGMARFRPDVRVAGVILNRVASPRHDRLCRLGLAAAGLPVLGALPRRGDLSLPERHLGLVQAVEHPDLDRAIAAYAAFLRAHVDLGALRALAAGGVAGRPCRIRPPGQRIALAQDAAFSFVYPHLLDGWRTAGAEIVPFSPLADQPPPVADVCWLPGGYPELHAGAIAAAGTFLAGLRRFAQTRPVHGECGGYMVLGEVLVDGNGVAHEMAGLLGLRTSYERRRMHLGYRLATLAAPMPGLAAGTRLRGHEFHYSTILSQPDAPLAMITDADGTPVPETGSCRGHVSGSFLHLIAEVP; this is encoded by the coding sequence ATGATCATTGCCGCCCCCGCCTCGGGCCAGGGAAAAACCACGGTGATGCTGGGCCTGCTGCGCTGTCTGGCCGAAGATGGCGTGGCGGTGCAGCCCTACAAATGCGGGCCGGATTACATCGACCCCGCCTTTCACCGCGCGGCCTGCGGGCGAGACAGCTTCAACCTGGACAGCTGGGCAATGCCGGGCGGCCTGCTGGCGGCCCAACTGGCGCGCGGCGGGGATATGGCGGTGGCCGAAGGGTCCATGGGCCTGTTCGATGGCGTGGCGATGCCGGGTGCCAGCGGCACCGGCGCCAGCGCCGACATGGCCGCGCTGACCGGCTGGCCGGTGGTATTGGTGCTGGATGTGTCGGGCGCGGCGCAGACGGTTGGGGCACTGGCGGCCGGCATGGCGCGGTTCCGGCCCGATGTGCGGGTGGCCGGCGTGATCCTGAACCGCGTGGCCAGCCCCCGGCACGACCGGCTGTGCCGGCTGGGGCTGGCGGCGGCGGGGCTGCCCGTGCTGGGCGCCCTGCCCCGGCGCGGCGACCTGAGCCTGCCCGAACGCCACCTTGGGCTGGTGCAGGCGGTGGAACACCCCGATCTGGACCGCGCGATTGCCGCCTATGCCGCCTTCCTGCGCGCCCATGTCGACCTGGGCGCCCTGCGCGCGCTGGCCGCCGGGGGGGTGGCGGGCCGCCCCTGCCGCATCCGCCCGCCCGGGCAGCGGATCGCCCTGGCGCAGGATGCGGCGTTTTCCTTTGTCTATCCGCACCTCCTGGACGGCTGGCGCACCGCCGGGGCCGAGATCGTGCCGTTTTCCCCGCTTGCCGACCAGCCCCCGCCCGTGGCCGATGTCTGCTGGCTGCCCGGCGGCTACCCCGAACTGCATGCCGGCGCGATCGCGGCGGCCGGCACCTTTCTGGCCGGCCTGCGCCGGTTTGCGCAAACCCGGCCCGTGCATGGCGAATGCGGCGGGTATATGGTGCTGGGCGAGGTGCTGGTGGATGGCAACGGCGTGGCGCATGAAATGGCGGGGCTGCTGGGATTGCGCACCAGCTATGAACGGCGGCGGATGCATCTGGGCTATCGTCTGGCCACGCTGGCCGCGCCGATGCCGGGCCTTGCGGCGGGCACGCGGCTGCGGGGCCACGAATTCCACTATTCCACCATCCTGTCGCAGCCCGATGCCCCGCTGGCCATGATCACCGATGCCGACGGCACCCCGGTGCCCGAAACCGGATCCTGCCGGGGCCATGTCAGCGGCAGCTTCCTTCACCTGATCGCCGAGGTTCCATGA
- the cobM gene encoding precorrin-4 C(11)-methyltransferase — MTVHFIGAGPGAPDLLTLRGRDLIAACPICLYAGSLIPDAVLAHCPPGARIVNTAPLDLDAIMAEIAAAHAAGQDVARLHSGDLSVWSAMGEQIRRLRAMGIPHTVTPGVPSFAAAAAALGAELTLPGLAQSVVLTRTGRRASAMPTAETLANFAATGATLAIHLSVHRLAEVAGELAGFYGADCPVAVVWRASWPDERLVRGTLGSIATAVGDTMERTALILVGRALAQQGFADSRLYATDYDRRFRAGRADAVQG, encoded by the coding sequence ATGACCGTTCATTTCATCGGTGCCGGCCCCGGCGCCCCCGATCTGCTGACGCTGCGGGGGCGCGATCTGATCGCGGCCTGCCCGATATGCCTCTATGCCGGGTCGCTGATCCCCGATGCGGTGCTGGCGCATTGCCCGCCGGGGGCGCGCATCGTCAACACCGCGCCGCTGGATCTGGACGCGATCATGGCCGAGATCGCCGCCGCCCATGCCGCCGGGCAGGATGTGGCGCGGCTGCATTCGGGGGATCTGTCGGTCTGGTCGGCGATGGGCGAACAGATCCGCCGCCTGCGCGCCATGGGCATTCCCCATACCGTCACGCCGGGCGTGCCGTCCTTTGCCGCGGCGGCGGCGGCGCTGGGGGCGGAACTGACCCTGCCCGGTCTGGCGCAATCGGTGGTGCTGACGCGGACGGGGCGGCGCGCCTCGGCCATGCCGACTGCGGAAACGCTGGCGAATTTTGCCGCCACCGGGGCGACGCTGGCCATTCACCTGTCGGTGCATCGGCTGGCCGAGGTGGCCGGCGAACTGGCCGGATTTTATGGCGCCGATTGCCCGGTGGCGGTGGTCTGGCGCGCCAGCTGGCCGGATGAACGGCTGGTGCGCGGCACGCTGGGCAGCATCGCCACCGCAGTGGGCGACACGATGGAACGCACGGCGCTGATCCTTGTGGGTCGCGCGCTGGCGCAGCAGGGGTTCGCCGACAGCCGCCTCTATGCCACCGATTACGACCGCCGCTTTCGCGCCGGCCGCGCCGATGCGGTGCAGGGATGA
- the cbiE gene encoding precorrin-6y C5,15-methyltransferase (decarboxylating) subunit CbiE, with the protein MVEWLSIIGLGEDGPEGLGKASRDALAAAEVVVGAPRHLAMVDHPDKRAWPVPFSLAPVLALRGRRVAVLASGDPFWHGAGGTLAAALAPGEWRAHPAPSVISLAAARLGWRLEEVLVLGLHAAPLARLRPHLVPGLRAIVTLRDGAAAGDLARWLAAEGFGPSRLVAMERLGGPAERLDDTTAAALVAGGIGPLVTVALEVAGTGRTIARCSGLDDAVFDHDGQITKRPVRALALSALAPRAGELLWDIGAGSGSIGIEWLLAHPQTRCIAIEADAARAARARANADRLGADRLDLRLGRAPEVLPALPDPQAVFVGGGADPALMEALWHRLPPGCRLVAHAVTLETETLLATLHARHGGSLLRIELSQAARLGRRRGWRAQYPVVQWAVTR; encoded by the coding sequence ATGGTTGAGTGGCTTTCGATCATCGGCTTGGGCGAAGATGGCCCCGAGGGGCTGGGAAAGGCAAGCCGCGATGCGCTGGCGGCGGCCGAGGTGGTGGTGGGCGCGCCGCGCCATCTGGCGATGGTCGATCACCCCGACAAGCGCGCCTGGCCGGTGCCGTTTTCGCTGGCGCCGGTGCTGGCCCTGCGCGGGCGGCGGGTGGCGGTGCTGGCCTCGGGCGATCCGTTCTGGCACGGGGCGGGCGGGACGCTGGCGGCGGCACTTGCCCCCGGCGAATGGCGGGCGCATCCGGCGCCCTCGGTGATATCGCTGGCCGCAGCCCGGCTGGGCTGGCGGCTGGAGGAGGTGCTGGTGCTGGGCCTGCACGCTGCCCCGCTGGCCCGGTTGCGCCCGCATCTGGTGCCCGGCCTGCGCGCCATCGTCACGCTGCGCGACGGGGCTGCGGCGGGCGATCTGGCCCGCTGGCTGGCGGCCGAAGGTTTCGGCCCGTCGCGGCTGGTGGCGATGGAACGGCTGGGCGGCCCGGCCGAACGGCTGGACGACACCACGGCGGCGGCGCTGGTCGCAGGCGGCATCGGCCCGCTGGTCACCGTCGCGCTGGAGGTTGCGGGCACCGGCCGCACGATTGCCCGCTGTTCGGGGCTGGACGATGCGGTCTTTGACCACGATGGCCAGATCACCAAGCGCCCCGTCCGCGCGCTGGCGCTGTCGGCGCTGGCGCCACGGGCGGGCGAGTTGCTGTGGGACATTGGCGCGGGGTCCGGGTCCATCGGCATCGAATGGCTGCTGGCGCATCCGCAGACCCGTTGCATCGCCATCGAGGCCGACGCCGCCCGCGCCGCCCGTGCCCGCGCCAATGCCGACCGGCTGGGCGCCGACCGGCTGGACCTGCGCCTTGGCCGGGCGCCAGAGGTGCTGCCCGCGCTGCCCGATCCGCAGGCGGTGTTCGTGGGCGGCGGCGCCGACCCCGCGCTGATGGAGGCGCTGTGGCACCGGCTGCCGCCCGGCTGCCGCCTTGTCGCCCATGCGGTGACGCTGGAGACCGAAACCCTGCTGGCCACCTTGCACGCCCGCCATGGCGGCAGCCTGTTGCGCATCGAGCTGTCACAGGCGGCACGCTTGGGCCGCCGGCGGGGGTGGCGGGCGCAGTATCCGGTGGTGCAATGGGCAGTCACCCGATGA
- a CDS encoding peptidoglycan-binding domain-containing protein, whose amino-acid sequence MRNFVLPLVLRATVIGAALALPVPGFAQQSFGDTVSGIAQTLLQQQVDRSAFADAQRVNTRSAYQSYLTRFPNGLHRTDAQRALEQMGVINRPDTGPVIPDITDPVRVEGALGLTRLQRLEIQQQLTAIGYDTRGADGLWGANTRNAIARWQAANRLPQTGYVTAAQVKLIAEQSVRVTPTPPRPEPTTGGEQAERALNLSLSERREVQLRLTLLGHSTQGTNGTFGPLTRSAIADWQRKQGVAATGYVTADQIRLLARQTGG is encoded by the coding sequence ATGCGGAACTTCGTTCTTCCCCTTGTCCTGAGAGCCACGGTGATCGGCGCCGCGCTGGCGCTGCCCGTGCCGGGCTTTGCCCAGCAGAGTTTCGGCGATACCGTCTCGGGCATCGCGCAGACGCTGCTGCAACAGCAGGTGGACCGTTCGGCCTTTGCCGATGCGCAGCGGGTCAATACCCGGTCGGCCTATCAAAGCTATCTGACCCGCTTTCCCAACGGCCTGCACCGCACCGATGCGCAGCGCGCGCTGGAACAGATGGGGGTGATCAACCGCCCCGATACCGGCCCGGTGATCCCCGACATCACCGATCCGGTCCGCGTCGAAGGGGCGCTGGGCCTGACCCGGTTGCAACGGCTGGAAATCCAGCAGCAGCTGACCGCCATCGGCTACGACACGCGCGGGGCCGACGGGCTGTGGGGCGCCAATACCCGCAACGCGATTGCCCGCTGGCAGGCGGCGAACCGCCTGCCGCAGACGGGCTATGTGACGGCCGCGCAGGTCAAGCTGATTGCCGAACAATCCGTCAGGGTCACCCCCACGCCGCCGCGCCCCGAACCGACCACCGGCGGCGAACAGGCCGAACGCGCGCTGAACCTGTCGCTCAGCGAACGGCGCGAGGTGCAGTTGCGCCTGACCCTGCTGGGCCACAGCACCCAGGGCACCAACGGCACCTTTGGCCCGCTGACCCGCAGCGCGATTGCCGACTGGCAGCGCAAGCAGGGGGTGGCAGCCACCGGATACGTCACCGCCGACCAGATCCGCCTGCTGGCCCGCCAGACCGGCGGCTGA